One segment of Oncorhynchus nerka isolate Pitt River unplaced genomic scaffold, Oner_Uvic_2.0 unplaced_scaffold_2997, whole genome shotgun sequence DNA contains the following:
- the LOC135566907 gene encoding stomatin-like protein 1 produces MDINEMTKPWGLEVDRVELTVGAVLKPPEDHSSGPGSVILPPSIPGLEGLAGPIQQLAMHFLGNMAGGNHGAPLVRTGSGSAGPGSPPEGQVPDVTLSMTDQDLLAVFEGTLRPFAAYATGRPKVQGDLRPA; encoded by the exons ATGGACATCAATGAGATGACTAAGCCCTGGGGTCTGGAGGTAGACAGGGTGGAGCTGACTGTAGGTGCTGTCCTGAAGCCCCCAGAGGACCATTCATCTGGGCCTGGCTCGGTCATCCTACCCCCCTCTATTCCTGGTCTCGAGGGCCTGGCTGGACCCATACAACAACTGGCTATGCACTTCCTGGGCAATATGGCTGGcggtaaccatggagctcccctggttaggacag GTAGTGGCTCAGCAGGACCAGGGTCCCCTCCAGAGGGCCAGGTACCAGACGTCACCCTCAGTATGACGGACCAGGACCTGCTGGCTGTGTTCGAGGGAACCCTGCGACCCTTCGCAGCCTACGCCACTGGGCGACCCAAGGTCCAGGGAGACCTGAGGCCTGCATGA